The Vitis riparia cultivar Riparia Gloire de Montpellier isolate 1030 chromosome 10, EGFV_Vit.rip_1.0, whole genome shotgun sequence genome includes a region encoding these proteins:
- the LOC117923461 gene encoding acyl-CoA--sterol O-acyltransferase 1-like — MEGTENFREKMEGEFNNFVMVWVLVFVSFSYCYTMAKIIPSGRARLLTIIPVMALFLFLPLRLNTLHLCGTFAFFIAWLANFKLLLFAFGEGPLASDPSISLLRFAALASLPIKIQQNPPPNGPYRENPSLEKPKKGQKSPLVSTVKGVVLAVVIVAAHFSEDMHPIVSLFLLIFQMYLSLEFILALVATLPRVLLGMELAPQFNEPYLSTSLQDFWGRRWNIMASSILRPTVYLPTLHVSARLFGRKWAPIPAVMATFIVSAVMHELIFYYMGRTAPTWHISFFFVLHGLCLTVELALKKVLGGILVLPAFVSGPLTVAFVVSTGFWLFFPQLLRLKADVRAIEEYAAFVAFLKDIGRALTFNLIRGYQSATYESFVHDYP; from the coding sequence ATGGAGGGAACAGAAAATTTCAGAGAGAAAATGGAGGGCGAGTTCAACAACTTCGTCATGGTATGGGTCTTGGTCTTCGTCTCTTTTTCCTACTGTTACACCATGGCCAAGATCATCCCCAGTGGCAGAGCCAGGCTCCTCACTATCATCCCAGTTATGGCTCTCTTCTTGTTCCTTCCTCTCAGACTCAATACTCTGCATCTGTGCGGCACATTTGCTTTCTTCATTGCCTGGTTGGCCAACTTCAAGCTTCTCCTTTTTGCCTTCGGCGAAGGCCCTTTAGCATCCGACCCATCAATCTCCCTCCTCCGTTTCGCAGCCCTGGCTTCTCTACCAATCAAAATCCAGCAAAATCCACCTCCCAATGGCCCTTACAGAGAGAACCCATCTCTTGAAAAGCCCAAAAAGGGACAGAAGTCACCTCTGGTTTCTACTGTAAAGGGTGTGGTTTTGGCCGTGGTGATCGTTGCGGCTCACTTCAGCGAGGATATGCATCCAATTGTTTCATTATTCCTCCTGATCTTCCAAATGTACTTGAGCTTGGAATTCATTCTAGCATTAGTTGCAACCCTCCCTCGAGTTCTTCTGGGCATGGAGCTCGCTCCACAGTTCAATGAACCCTACCTCTCCACCTCCCTCCAAGACTTCTGGGGAAGACGATGGAACATCATGGCTTCCAGTATCCTGCGCCCCACCGTGTACTTACCCACCCTCCACGTCTCGGCGCGCCTCTTCGGCCGGAAGTGGGCCCCAATTCCTGCGGTCATGGCAACATTCATTGTGTCGGCGGTGATGCACGAGCTGATATTCTACTACATGGGGAGGACGGCGCCCACCTGGCACATCAGCTTCTTCTTTGTCCTCCACGGCCTCTGTTTGACGGTCGAGCTCGCTCTGAAGAAGGTTCTCGGCGGAATTCTGGTCCTTCCGGCATTTGTCTCTGGTCCGTTGACGGTCGCCTTCGTGGTGTCAACTGGCTTCTGGCTCTTCTTCCCTCAGCTCCTCCGCCTTAAGGCCGACGTGAGAGCGATTGAGGAGTACGCCGCTTTTGTCGCGTTTCTCAAGGATATTGGTCGGGCTTTGACATTCAACCTTATCAGAGGTTATCAAAGTGCCACGTATGAATCTTTTGTTCATGATTATCCTTGA